In the genome of Neofelis nebulosa isolate mNeoNeb1 chromosome 8, mNeoNeb1.pri, whole genome shotgun sequence, one region contains:
- the GDI2 gene encoding rab GDP dissociation inhibitor beta has protein sequence MNEEYDVIVLGTGLTECILSGIMSVNGKKVLHMDRNPYYGGESASITPLEDLYKRFKIPGAPPASMGRGRDWNVDLIPKFLMANGQLVKMLLYTEVTRYLDFKVTEGSFVYKGGKIYKVPSTEAEALASSLMGLFEKRRFRKFLVYVANFDEKDPRTFEGIDPMKTAMRDVYKKFDLGQDVIDFTGHALALYRTDDYLDQPCCETINRIKLYSESLARYGKSPYLYPLYGLGELPQGFARLSAIYGGTYMLNKPIEEIIVQNGKVIGVKSEGEVARCKQLICDPSYVQDRVEKVGQVLRVICILSHPIKNTNDANSCQIIIPQNQVNRKSDIYVCMISSAHNVAAQGKYIAIVSTTVETKEPEKEIRPALELLEPIEQKFVSISDLLVPKDLGTESQIFISRAYDATTHFETTCDDIKDIYKRMTGSEFDFEEMKRKKNDIYGED, from the exons GAATGCATCCTGTCAGGTATAATGTCAGTGAACGGAAAGAAAGTTCTTCACATGGATAGAAACCCGTATTATGGAGGAGAAAGTGCATCTATAACACCTCTGGAAGAT TTATACAAGAGATTTAAAATACCAGGAGCACCACCAGCGTcaatggggagaggaagagactggAATGTTGACTTAATTCCTAAGTTCCTTATGGCCAATG GTCAGCTGGTGAAGATGCTGCTTTATACAGAGGTCACCCGCTATCTGGATTTCAAGGTGACTGAAGGGAGCTTTGTCTATAAGGGAGGAAAAATCTACAAGGTTCCTTCCACCGAAGCAGAAGCCCTGGCATCTa GCTTAATGGGACTGTTTGAAAAACGTCGCTTCAGAAAATTCCTAGTGTATGTTGCCAACTTTGACGAAAAAGATCCCAGGACTTTTGAGGGCATCGATCCTATGAAGACTGCGATGCGAGATGTGTACAAGAAATTTGACTTGGGACAAGATGTCATAGATTTTACGGGCCATGCCCTGGCACTTTACAGAACCGATGA CTATTTAGATCAACCATGCTGTGAAACCATCAATAGGATTAAACTTTACAGTGAGTCTCTGGCAAGATACGGCAAAAGCCCGTACCTTTACCCTCTCTATGGCCTTGGAGAACTGCCCCAGGGATTTGCAAG gcTAAGTGCTATTTATGGTGGTACCTACATGCTCAACAAGCCAATTGAGGAAATCATTGTGCAAAATGGAAAAGTGATTGGTGTGAAATCTGAAGGAGAG GTTGCTCGCTGTAAGCAGCTCATCTGTGATCCCAGCTACGTCCAAGACCGAGTAGAAAAAGTGGGCCAGGTGCTCAGAGTAATCTGCATCCTCAGCCACCCCATCAAGAACACCAACGATGCCAACTCCTGCCAGATCATCATTCCCCAGAACCAAGTCAATCGGAAGTCGG ATATCTACGTCTGCATGATCTCCTCCGCACACAACGTGGCCGCACAAGGCAAGTACATCGCCATAGTCAGTACGACTGTGGAGACCAAGGAACCGGAGAAAGAAATCAGACCGGCTCTGGAGCTTTTGGAACCAATTGAACAGAA atTTGTTAGCATCAGTGACCTCCTTGTACCAAAAGATTTGGGAACAGAAAGCCAG ATCTTTATTTCCCGTGCATACGATGCTACAACTCACTTTGAGACAACTTGTGACGACATTAAAGACATCTATAAGAGGATGACCGGATCCGAGTTTGACTTCGAGGAAATGAAGCGCAAGAAGAATGACATCTACGGGGAAGACTAA